The following are encoded together in the Thunnus albacares chromosome 7, fThuAlb1.1, whole genome shotgun sequence genome:
- the mical2b gene encoding protein-methionine sulfoxide oxidase mical2b isoform X2: protein MGETEDERTAQASQLFENFVQTSTCKGTLQAFSILCRQLELDPLDYSNFYNSLKAAITSWKVKALWTKLDKRAQHKVYNQNKACQGTRCLIIGGGPCGLRTAIELALLGCKVVVIEKRDTFSRNNVLHLWPYTIHDLRGLGAKKFYGKFCAGAIDHISIRQLQLMLLKVCLILGVEIHVNVEFVKLLEPPEEQTGDSPGWRAEVRPSSHPVSDFDFDVVIGADGRKNTLDGFARKEFRGKLAIAITANFVNRNTTAEAKVEEISGVAFIFNQKFFLELREETGIDLENIVYYKDNTHYFVMTAKKQSLLDKGVIINDYMETERLLSIDNVNHEALLSYAREAADFGTNYQLPSLDYAINHYGQPDVAMFDFTCMYASENAALIREKHGHQLLVALVGDSLLEPFWPMGTGCARGFLAAFDTAWMVRGWTQGRSPLEVLAERESIYRLLPQTTTENISKNFEQYAIDPATRYPNLNSSCVRPHQVRHLFIDGQQDSHRRERGGPTGRSVNLSRRESEVRPSRLLTWCQRQTQGYRGVSITNLTSSWRNGLALCALIHRQRPELIDYDSLNEEDVAGNNQLAFDVAERQLGIQPVTTGKEMAAKAEPDKLLMVLYLSKFYEAFRNSPLNNDGSREPDENSEEYSAKTSHTQPQPRKRIPRDDKKLEDDSVNKRRRKGNHYLTELSCHSAPPAGEDGELRENKVRSMATQLLAKFEENSSTTKTRSKSDEDSSNPSFSPPLSPASTPPPLSDEEEEEEEEEEEYENPRFAKPKDAPPPPPRPPPRPKWQPSIYLRLLENPTSVAEQTSFLYSPKPSRSPSPSRSKSPLRSPSPYVTEQHYPERTSPDLRTSHFSASALLGVDHPSKRSEEEMQQSKAQRLTTREFSRRSIKDRAVLLSSLFPGSNKPPPAPPSPLSETQVELSTSSPPSLSPTPPSSVSESSTIYSMVHPVPDPTAQAGFSSVPLYTAAHKNKKHSSTPSSYTDSDKPEEIALHVDSSTCNKTSIHLSSSCSDDSQEITSRLSEINCENGHRSSSPLPVSALQEGKCARTGYSSQDNLENGKEKFRKTAHETFDNDKCDENGHAKCNGSCALENPRRIAHKSIVRSESCPIGVPSYIKERTVGKVSSTIDAKAQKLAILYETDHRPNATPSVVRKAFPPGLGGSDICHFCSKRVYVMERLSTEGYFFHRECFRCDVCNCTLRLGGHAFDSQGAKFYCKMHYAQRQSSTHMGRFRRRTDDQSRATPSSLDSGNYSATDSVQIQPAVESSLERFCTMLTSLFCGASSLHSEQLDDGQISIPEDTEMAVEALEASCIVKPTAQDATGAKGQNQDMTKDHRNAKQNSRWKRKIRATFPLLFIKHFQRSWPLDREGPETVPEADSDFEEITSAEKQTNSEDSCKTSADNQNPSEGSEKKEHSSTPKKRLMLSPSQKEKLLNWDMLVTPEETLSNTDTETTHQHKDQVQAETEADKPQTDSGQDGEPAQSQSSASSPSAFQVIANAFRRTFSVSNPSSSSNTAVTMRTKRDGTRKQRPMSEGAFNFNSLSSAMAAELPREEKAAGKREARWASVGADPWGAGRDLPSLLQQVSFKSQRDCEGVFSDDMASLSRRRVDLFSSLRLRKREALESEGNDQEVQKEVKTILTNLRNKASSQQNLEEPSSTDDENENTASNHKLYSERQRRKQEKTVAQQAKREQLKRLHRAQTIQRQLEEVGEKQRDLEERGVAIEKIIRGETEESQTDDSDEAQLYQTWFKLVLEKNRLARYESELMIFAQELELEDTQSRLQQDLRRRMAVEDTKKSASELQEEQGILSEIMRTVEKRDMLVSILEEQRLKERAEDRDLESLVLSKGYEFHWAQADDSWGQEKLEQDLNVEHLGGEEQDG, encoded by the exons ATGGGTGAGACAGAGGATGAGCGTACGGCACAGGCTAGCCAGCTCTTTGAAAACTTTGTCCAGACGTCCACCTGTAAGGGGACTCTGCAGGCCTTCAGCATCCTCTGCAGGCAGCTGGAGCTGGATCCTCTGGACTACAGCAACTTCTACAACTCACTGAAGGCTGCAATCACCTCCTGGAAGGTCAAAGCTCTGTGGACCAAACTGGATAAAAGGGCTCAGCACAAGGTGTACAACCAGAATAAAGCCTGCCAGGGCACCAGG TGTCTGATCATCGGCGGGGGTCCTTGTGGTCTGCGGACGGCCATCGAGCTGGCCCTGCTGGGCTGTAAGGTGGTGGTGATCGAGAAGAGAGACACCTTCTCCAGGAACAATGTGCTCCACCTATGGCCCTACACCATCCACGACCTCAGGGGCCTCGGGGCCAAGAAGTTCTACGGGAAATTCTGTGCCGGTGCCATCGACCACATCA GTATCCGTCAGCTCCAGCTGATGCTGCTGAAAGTGTGTCTGATTCTGGGCGTGGAGATTCATGTCAACGTAGAGTTCGTCAAACTCCTGGAGCCTCCAGAGGAGCAGACTGGcgaca GTCCTGGGTGGCGAGCAGAGGTCCGGCCATCCAGCCATCCTGTCTCGGACTTTGACTTCGACGTGGTGATTGGAGCCGATGGACGCAAAAACACGTTAGATG GTTTCGCCCGCAAGGAGTTTCGCGGGAAGCTGGCCATCGCCATCACCGCTAACTTTGTCAACAGGAACACTACAGCAGAGGCCAAAGTGGAGGAGATCAGTGGTGTGGCCTTCATCTTTAACCAGAAGTTCTTCCTGGAACTCAGGGAGGAAACAG GAATTGACTTGGAGAACATAGTTTACTACAAAGACAACACCCACTACTTTGTCATGACGGCGAAGAAGCAGAGTCTGCTGGACAAAGGGGTCATCATAAAT GACTACATGGAAACAGAGCGTCTGCTGAGCATTGATAATGTCAACCACGAAGCGTTACTCTCCTACGCCCGTGAAGCAGCTGACTTCGGCACAAACTACCAGCTGCCATCACTGGACTACGCCATCAACCACTACGGACAGCCGGACGTGGCAATGTTTGACTTCACCTGCATGTACGCTTCAGAGAATGCTGCCTTGATCAGGGAGAAACACGGACATCAGCTACTGGTCGCACTGGTGGGAGATAGTCTGCTTGAG CCCTTCTGGCCCATGGGTACAGGTTGTGCTCGGGGGTTTCTGGCAGCCTTCGACACAGCTTGGATGGTGAGGGGCTGGACACAGGGCAGGAGCCCCCTGGAGGTACTGGCTGAGAG GGAGAGTATCTACCGGCTGCTGCCTCAAACCACCACAGAGAACATCAGTAAAAACTTTGAACAGTACGCCATTGACCCTGCAACCCGCTACCCCAACCTCAACTCCAGCTGTGTACGCCCCCACCAG GTGCGTCACCTGTTCATCGACGGCCAACAGGACTCGCATCGCCGGGAAAGAGGAGGTCCCACAGGTAGATCAGTCAACCTGTCCAGAAGAG AGTCCGAGGTGCGACCGAGCCGGCTGCTGACCTGGTGTCAGAGGCAGACTCAGGGATACCGAGGAGTCAGTATCACCAACCTCACATCTTCCTGGAGGAATGGCCTGGCCCTCTGCGCTCTCATACACCGCCAGAGACCTGAGCTCAT TGACTATGACTCCCTCAATGAGGAGGATGTGGCGGGGAACAACCAGTTGGCGTTTGACGTGGCTGAGCGACAGCTGGGAATCCAGCCAGTGACCACGGGAAAGGAGATGGCTGCGAAGGCAGAACCAGACAAGCTGCTGATGGTCCTCTACCTCTCCAAATTCTACGAGGCCTTCAGGAACTCACCATTAAATAACGATG GTTCAAGAGAACCAGACGAGAATAGTGAAGAATATTCAGCTAAAACCAGCCACACCCAGCCTCAGCCCAGGAAGAGGATACCCAGG GATGACAAGAAACTGGAAGACGACTCTGTTAACAAGAGACGACGAAAGGGCAACCACTACCTCACAGAG TTATCCTGTCACAGTGCCCCCCCTGCAGGTGAGGATGGAGAGCTGCGGGAGAACAAGGTCCGCTCCATGGCAACTCAGCTGCTGGCCAAATTTGAGGAGAACTCATCAACAACAAAGACACGCAGCAAG TCTGATGAGGACTCGTCCAATCCgtccttttctcctcctctgtctcctgcctccaccccccctcctctctcagatgaggaagaggaggaagaggaggaggaggaggagtatgAAAACCCTCGTTTTGCAAAGCCCAAGGatgccccccctcctcctcctcggcctcCCCCTCGCCCCAAGTGGCAG CCTTCCATCTACCTTCGCTTACTGGAGAATCCCACTTCTGTGGCTGAGCAAACCAGTTTCCTCTATTCCCCCAAACCCAGTCGCTCTCCTTCGCCCTCACGCTCTAAGAGCCCATTACGCTCACCAAGCCCCTATGTTACTGAACAGCACTACCCAGAACGCACCTCTCCTGACCTAAGAACAAGTCATTTCTCTGCTTCTGCTCTGTTGGGTGTCGATCATCCCTCCAAGAGGTCAGAGGAGGAGATGCAGCAG AGTAAAGCCCAGAGACTGACTACTAGAGAATTCTCCAGAAGGAGTATAAAGGATCGAgctgtcctcctctcctccttgtTTCCTGGGTCCAACAaacctcctcctgctcctccttctcctctttctgaAACACAG GTGGAACTATCTACTTCTTCCCCTCCTTCCTTGTCTCCTACTCCTCCTTCCTCTGTATCTGAGAGCTCAACCATCTACTCGATGGTCCACCCTGTCCCTGACCCCACCGCCCAGGCTGGTTTCTCCTCTGTCCCCCTTTACACTGCCGCACACAAGAACAAGAAACACTCCTCTACTCCTTCGTCTTACACTGACTCTGACAAACCAGAGGAAATCGCTCTCCATGTTGATTCCTCCACGTGCAACAAAACTTCTATTCATCTGTCCTCATCTTGCTCTGATGACAGCCAGGAGATCACGTCTCGACTTTCTGAAATTAACTGTGAAAATGGACACCGcagctcttctcctcttccAGTTTCTGCGCTGCAGGAGGGAAAGTGTGCAAGAACAGGTTACAGTTCTCAAGACAATCTTGAAAACGGAAAGGAAAAGTTCCGCAAAACTGCTCATGAGACGTTTGACAACGacaaatgtgatgaaaatgGTCATGCAAAG TGCAATGGGAGCTGTGCTCTTGAGAACCCCAGAAGAATCGCTCACAAGTCAATTGTTCGCTCTGAGAGTTGTCCAATCGGCGTTCCAAGTTACATTAAAGAG CGTACAGTTGGGAAGGTATCATCAACCATAGATGCTAAAGCACAGAAACTGGCCATCCTGTATGAGACAGACCACAGGCCCAATGCCACACCG AGTGTGGTGCGTAAGGCTTTCCCTCCCGGGCTTGGTGGCAGTGATATCTGCCACTTCTGCTCCAAGCGGGTCTATGTGATGGAGAGACTGAGCACTGAGGGCTACTTCTTCCACCGCGAGTGTTTCCGCTGTGATGTCTGTAACTGCACCCTGCGTCTGGGCGGGCACGCCTTCGACTCACAGGGGG CAAAATTCTACTGCAAGATGCATTATGCCCAGCGCCAATCCAGCACTCACATGGGCAGGTTCAGGAGGAGAACG GATGACCAAAGCCGCGCCACGCCGTCATCGTTGGACAGTGGGAACTACTCTGCGACAGACAGCGTCCAGATACAACCCGCAG TGGAATCATCTTTGGAAAGATTCTGTACAATGTTGACTTCATTATTCT gtGGGGCATCCAGCTTGCATTCAGAGCAGCTTGATGACGGTCAGATAAGCATTCCTGAAGACACAGAAATGGCTGTGGAAGCTCTGGAAGCTTCCTGCATAGTAAAACCCACGGCACAAGATGCCACAGGGGCTAAGGGCCAAAACCAGGACATGACTAAAG ATCACCGTAACGCCAAACAGAATAGTCGCTGGAAACGGAAGATTAGAGCGA cGTTCCCTCTGCTCTTCATCAAGCACTTCCAGAGAAGCTGGCCGCTAGACAGAGAGGGACCAGAGACTGTCCCCGAAGCTGACTCTGACTTTGAGGAGATCActtcagcagaaaaacaaact AACTCCGAAGACAGTTGCAAGACATCTGCAGATAACCAGAATCCTTCAGAGGGAAGTGAGAAGAAAGAGCACTCGTCCACCCCAAAGAAACGCTTGATGTTATCTCCTTCTCAGAAAGAGAAGCTTCTGAACTGGGACATGCTGGTCACACCAGAAGAAACTCTGAGTAACACAGACACCGAAACCACACATCAACATAAGGACCAG GTACAAGCAGAGACAGAAGCAGATAAGCCTCAGACAGACTCGGGCCAGGACGGAGAACCAGCGCAGAGCCAAAGCTCAGCCTCGTCCCCCTCAGCCTTCCAGGTTATAGCCAACGCCTTCAGGAGGACATTTAGTGTGTCCAATCCCTCCAGCAGCTCCAACACAGCAGTCACAAT GAGAACCAAACGTGACGGCACCCGCAAACAGAGGCCCATGTCAGAAGGAGCATTCAACTTCAACTCCCTCTCAAGTGCCATGGCTGCAGAGCTGCCCAGAGAAGAGAAGGCGGCCGGAAAGCGTGAAGCTCGGTGGGCGTCTGTAGGGGCAGATCCATGGGGGGCTGGGCGGGACCTACCCTCTCTATTGCAGCAGGTGTCCTTCAAGAGCCAGAGAGACTGTGAAGGGGTCTTCTCTGACGACATGGCCTCGCTGTCCCGCAGGAGGGTTGACCTGTTCTCTTCCCTGAGGCTGAGGAAGAGGGAGGCGTTGGAGAGCGAGGGGAATGACCAGGAGGTTCAAAAGGAAGTCAAGACAATCCTCACCAACCTCAGAAACAAAG cCTCCAGTCAACAGAACCTGGAAGAGCCTTCCTccactgatgatgaaaatgaaaacacagcatCTAATCACAAG CTGTattcagagagacagaggaggaagcaAGAGAAGACGGTGGCCCAACAGGCTAAAAGAGAACAGCTGAAGAGGCTTCACAGAGCTCAG
- the mical2b gene encoding protein-methionine sulfoxide oxidase mical2b isoform X3: MGETEDERTAQASQLFENFVQTSTCKGTLQAFSILCRQLELDPLDYSNFYNSLKAAITSWKVKALWTKLDKRAQHKVYNQNKACQGTRCLIIGGGPCGLRTAIELALLGCKVVVIEKRDTFSRNNVLHLWPYTIHDLRGLGAKKFYGKFCAGAIDHISIRQLQLMLLKVCLILGVEIHVNVEFVKLLEPPEEQTGDSPGWRAEVRPSSHPVSDFDFDVVIGADGRKNTLDGFARKEFRGKLAIAITANFVNRNTTAEAKVEEISGVAFIFNQKFFLELREETGIDLENIVYYKDNTHYFVMTAKKQSLLDKGVIINDYMETERLLSIDNVNHEALLSYAREAADFGTNYQLPSLDYAINHYGQPDVAMFDFTCMYASENAALIREKHGHQLLVALVGDSLLEPFWPMGTGCARGFLAAFDTAWMVRGWTQGRSPLEVLAERESIYRLLPQTTTENISKNFEQYAIDPATRYPNLNSSCVRPHQVRHLFIDGQQDSHRRERGGPTGRSVNLSRRESEVRPSRLLTWCQRQTQGYRGVSITNLTSSWRNGLALCALIHRQRPELIDYDSLNEEDVAGNNQLAFDVAERQLGIQPVTTGKEMAAKAEPDKLLMVLYLSKFYEAFRNSPLNNDGSREPDENSEEYSAKTSHTQPQPRKRIPRDDKKLEDDSVNKRRRKGNHYLTELSCHSAPPAGEDGELRENKVRSMATQLLAKFEENSSTTKTRSKSDEDSSNPSFSPPLSPASTPPPLSDEEEEEEEEEEEYENPRFAKPKDAPPPPPRPPPRPKWQPSIYLRLLENPTSVAEQTSFLYSPKPSRSPSPSRSKSPLRSPSPYVTEQHYPERTSPDLRTSHFSASALLGVDHPSKRSEEEMQQSKAQRLTTREFSRRSIKDRAVLLSSLFPGSNKPPPAPPSPLSETQVELSTSSPPSLSPTPPSSVSESSTIYSMVHPVPDPTAQAGFSSVPLYTAAHKNKKHSSTPSSYTDSDKPEEIALHVDSSTCNKTSIHLSSSCSDDSQEITSRLSEINCENGHRSSSPLPVSALQEGKCARTGYSSQDNLENGKEKFRKTAHETFDNDKCDENGHAKCNGSCALENPRRIAHKSIVRSESCPIGVPSYIKERTVGKVSSTIDAKAQKLAILYETDHRPNATPALVPWPGRAPKAEGSVVRKAFPPGLGGSDICHFCSKRVYVMERLSTEGYFFHRECFRCDVCNCTLRLGGHAFDSQGAKFYCKMHYAQRQSSTHMGRFRRRTDDQSRATPSSLDSGNYSATDSVQIQPAGGASSLHSEQLDDGQISIPEDTEMAVEALEASCIVKPTAQDATGAKGQNQDMTKDHRNAKQNSRWKRKIRATFPLLFIKHFQRSWPLDREGPETVPEADSDFEEITSAEKQTNSEDSCKTSADNQNPSEGSEKKEHSSTPKKRLMLSPSQKEKLLNWDMLVTPEETLSNTDTETTHQHKDQVQAETEADKPQTDSGQDGEPAQSQSSASSPSAFQVIANAFRRTFSVSNPSSSSNTAVTMRTKRDGTRKQRPMSEGAFNFNSLSSAMAAELPREEKAAGKREARWASVGADPWGAGRDLPSLLQQVSFKSQRDCEGVFSDDMASLSRRRVDLFSSLRLRKREALESEGNDQEVQKEVKTILTNLRNKASSQQNLEEPSSTDDENENTASNHKLYSERQRRKQEKTVAQQAKREQLKRLHRAQTIQRQLEEVGEKQRDLEERGVAIEKIIRGETEESQTDDSDEAQLYQTWFKLVLEKNRLARYESELMIFAQELELEDTQSRLQQDLRRRMAVEDTKKSASELQEEQGILSEIMRTVEKRDMLVSILEEQRLKERAEDRDLESLVLSKGYEFHWAQADDSWGQEKLEQDLNVEHLGGEEQDG; this comes from the exons ATGGGTGAGACAGAGGATGAGCGTACGGCACAGGCTAGCCAGCTCTTTGAAAACTTTGTCCAGACGTCCACCTGTAAGGGGACTCTGCAGGCCTTCAGCATCCTCTGCAGGCAGCTGGAGCTGGATCCTCTGGACTACAGCAACTTCTACAACTCACTGAAGGCTGCAATCACCTCCTGGAAGGTCAAAGCTCTGTGGACCAAACTGGATAAAAGGGCTCAGCACAAGGTGTACAACCAGAATAAAGCCTGCCAGGGCACCAGG TGTCTGATCATCGGCGGGGGTCCTTGTGGTCTGCGGACGGCCATCGAGCTGGCCCTGCTGGGCTGTAAGGTGGTGGTGATCGAGAAGAGAGACACCTTCTCCAGGAACAATGTGCTCCACCTATGGCCCTACACCATCCACGACCTCAGGGGCCTCGGGGCCAAGAAGTTCTACGGGAAATTCTGTGCCGGTGCCATCGACCACATCA GTATCCGTCAGCTCCAGCTGATGCTGCTGAAAGTGTGTCTGATTCTGGGCGTGGAGATTCATGTCAACGTAGAGTTCGTCAAACTCCTGGAGCCTCCAGAGGAGCAGACTGGcgaca GTCCTGGGTGGCGAGCAGAGGTCCGGCCATCCAGCCATCCTGTCTCGGACTTTGACTTCGACGTGGTGATTGGAGCCGATGGACGCAAAAACACGTTAGATG GTTTCGCCCGCAAGGAGTTTCGCGGGAAGCTGGCCATCGCCATCACCGCTAACTTTGTCAACAGGAACACTACAGCAGAGGCCAAAGTGGAGGAGATCAGTGGTGTGGCCTTCATCTTTAACCAGAAGTTCTTCCTGGAACTCAGGGAGGAAACAG GAATTGACTTGGAGAACATAGTTTACTACAAAGACAACACCCACTACTTTGTCATGACGGCGAAGAAGCAGAGTCTGCTGGACAAAGGGGTCATCATAAAT GACTACATGGAAACAGAGCGTCTGCTGAGCATTGATAATGTCAACCACGAAGCGTTACTCTCCTACGCCCGTGAAGCAGCTGACTTCGGCACAAACTACCAGCTGCCATCACTGGACTACGCCATCAACCACTACGGACAGCCGGACGTGGCAATGTTTGACTTCACCTGCATGTACGCTTCAGAGAATGCTGCCTTGATCAGGGAGAAACACGGACATCAGCTACTGGTCGCACTGGTGGGAGATAGTCTGCTTGAG CCCTTCTGGCCCATGGGTACAGGTTGTGCTCGGGGGTTTCTGGCAGCCTTCGACACAGCTTGGATGGTGAGGGGCTGGACACAGGGCAGGAGCCCCCTGGAGGTACTGGCTGAGAG GGAGAGTATCTACCGGCTGCTGCCTCAAACCACCACAGAGAACATCAGTAAAAACTTTGAACAGTACGCCATTGACCCTGCAACCCGCTACCCCAACCTCAACTCCAGCTGTGTACGCCCCCACCAG GTGCGTCACCTGTTCATCGACGGCCAACAGGACTCGCATCGCCGGGAAAGAGGAGGTCCCACAGGTAGATCAGTCAACCTGTCCAGAAGAG AGTCCGAGGTGCGACCGAGCCGGCTGCTGACCTGGTGTCAGAGGCAGACTCAGGGATACCGAGGAGTCAGTATCACCAACCTCACATCTTCCTGGAGGAATGGCCTGGCCCTCTGCGCTCTCATACACCGCCAGAGACCTGAGCTCAT TGACTATGACTCCCTCAATGAGGAGGATGTGGCGGGGAACAACCAGTTGGCGTTTGACGTGGCTGAGCGACAGCTGGGAATCCAGCCAGTGACCACGGGAAAGGAGATGGCTGCGAAGGCAGAACCAGACAAGCTGCTGATGGTCCTCTACCTCTCCAAATTCTACGAGGCCTTCAGGAACTCACCATTAAATAACGATG GTTCAAGAGAACCAGACGAGAATAGTGAAGAATATTCAGCTAAAACCAGCCACACCCAGCCTCAGCCCAGGAAGAGGATACCCAGG GATGACAAGAAACTGGAAGACGACTCTGTTAACAAGAGACGACGAAAGGGCAACCACTACCTCACAGAG TTATCCTGTCACAGTGCCCCCCCTGCAGGTGAGGATGGAGAGCTGCGGGAGAACAAGGTCCGCTCCATGGCAACTCAGCTGCTGGCCAAATTTGAGGAGAACTCATCAACAACAAAGACACGCAGCAAG TCTGATGAGGACTCGTCCAATCCgtccttttctcctcctctgtctcctgcctccaccccccctcctctctcagatgaggaagaggaggaagaggaggaggaggaggagtatgAAAACCCTCGTTTTGCAAAGCCCAAGGatgccccccctcctcctcctcggcctcCCCCTCGCCCCAAGTGGCAG CCTTCCATCTACCTTCGCTTACTGGAGAATCCCACTTCTGTGGCTGAGCAAACCAGTTTCCTCTATTCCCCCAAACCCAGTCGCTCTCCTTCGCCCTCACGCTCTAAGAGCCCATTACGCTCACCAAGCCCCTATGTTACTGAACAGCACTACCCAGAACGCACCTCTCCTGACCTAAGAACAAGTCATTTCTCTGCTTCTGCTCTGTTGGGTGTCGATCATCCCTCCAAGAGGTCAGAGGAGGAGATGCAGCAG AGTAAAGCCCAGAGACTGACTACTAGAGAATTCTCCAGAAGGAGTATAAAGGATCGAgctgtcctcctctcctccttgtTTCCTGGGTCCAACAaacctcctcctgctcctccttctcctctttctgaAACACAG GTGGAACTATCTACTTCTTCCCCTCCTTCCTTGTCTCCTACTCCTCCTTCCTCTGTATCTGAGAGCTCAACCATCTACTCGATGGTCCACCCTGTCCCTGACCCCACCGCCCAGGCTGGTTTCTCCTCTGTCCCCCTTTACACTGCCGCACACAAGAACAAGAAACACTCCTCTACTCCTTCGTCTTACACTGACTCTGACAAACCAGAGGAAATCGCTCTCCATGTTGATTCCTCCACGTGCAACAAAACTTCTATTCATCTGTCCTCATCTTGCTCTGATGACAGCCAGGAGATCACGTCTCGACTTTCTGAAATTAACTGTGAAAATGGACACCGcagctcttctcctcttccAGTTTCTGCGCTGCAGGAGGGAAAGTGTGCAAGAACAGGTTACAGTTCTCAAGACAATCTTGAAAACGGAAAGGAAAAGTTCCGCAAAACTGCTCATGAGACGTTTGACAACGacaaatgtgatgaaaatgGTCATGCAAAG TGCAATGGGAGCTGTGCTCTTGAGAACCCCAGAAGAATCGCTCACAAGTCAATTGTTCGCTCTGAGAGTTGTCCAATCGGCGTTCCAAGTTACATTAAAGAG CGTACAGTTGGGAAGGTATCATCAACCATAGATGCTAAAGCACAGAAACTGGCCATCCTGTATGAGACAGACCACAGGCCCAATGCCACACCG GCTCTAGTTCCCTGGCCAGGAAGGGCTCCTAAGGCTGAAGGG AGTGTGGTGCGTAAGGCTTTCCCTCCCGGGCTTGGTGGCAGTGATATCTGCCACTTCTGCTCCAAGCGGGTCTATGTGATGGAGAGACTGAGCACTGAGGGCTACTTCTTCCACCGCGAGTGTTTCCGCTGTGATGTCTGTAACTGCACCCTGCGTCTGGGCGGGCACGCCTTCGACTCACAGGGGG CAAAATTCTACTGCAAGATGCATTATGCCCAGCGCCAATCCAGCACTCACATGGGCAGGTTCAGGAGGAGAACG GATGACCAAAGCCGCGCCACGCCGTCATCGTTGGACAGTGGGAACTACTCTGCGACAGACAGCGTCCAGATACAACCCGCAG gtGGGGCATCCAGCTTGCATTCAGAGCAGCTTGATGACGGTCAGATAAGCATTCCTGAAGACACAGAAATGGCTGTGGAAGCTCTGGAAGCTTCCTGCATAGTAAAACCCACGGCACAAGATGCCACAGGGGCTAAGGGCCAAAACCAGGACATGACTAAAG ATCACCGTAACGCCAAACAGAATAGTCGCTGGAAACGGAAGATTAGAGCGA cGTTCCCTCTGCTCTTCATCAAGCACTTCCAGAGAAGCTGGCCGCTAGACAGAGAGGGACCAGAGACTGTCCCCGAAGCTGACTCTGACTTTGAGGAGATCActtcagcagaaaaacaaact AACTCCGAAGACAGTTGCAAGACATCTGCAGATAACCAGAATCCTTCAGAGGGAAGTGAGAAGAAAGAGCACTCGTCCACCCCAAAGAAACGCTTGATGTTATCTCCTTCTCAGAAAGAGAAGCTTCTGAACTGGGACATGCTGGTCACACCAGAAGAAACTCTGAGTAACACAGACACCGAAACCACACATCAACATAAGGACCAG GTACAAGCAGAGACAGAAGCAGATAAGCCTCAGACAGACTCGGGCCAGGACGGAGAACCAGCGCAGAGCCAAAGCTCAGCCTCGTCCCCCTCAGCCTTCCAGGTTATAGCCAACGCCTTCAGGAGGACATTTAGTGTGTCCAATCCCTCCAGCAGCTCCAACACAGCAGTCACAAT GAGAACCAAACGTGACGGCACCCGCAAACAGAGGCCCATGTCAGAAGGAGCATTCAACTTCAACTCCCTCTCAAGTGCCATGGCTGCAGAGCTGCCCAGAGAAGAGAAGGCGGCCGGAAAGCGTGAAGCTCGGTGGGCGTCTGTAGGGGCAGATCCATGGGGGGCTGGGCGGGACCTACCCTCTCTATTGCAGCAGGTGTCCTTCAAGAGCCAGAGAGACTGTGAAGGGGTCTTCTCTGACGACATGGCCTCGCTGTCCCGCAGGAGGGTTGACCTGTTCTCTTCCCTGAGGCTGAGGAAGAGGGAGGCGTTGGAGAGCGAGGGGAATGACCAGGAGGTTCAAAAGGAAGTCAAGACAATCCTCACCAACCTCAGAAACAAAG cCTCCAGTCAACAGAACCTGGAAGAGCCTTCCTccactgatgatgaaaatgaaaacacagcatCTAATCACAAG CTGTattcagagagacagaggaggaagcaAGAGAAGACGGTGGCCCAACAGGCTAAAAGAGAACAGCTGAAGAGGCTTCACAGAGCTCAG